The DNA segment ACCCAGCTCGGCATCACCTTCAGCAGCCTGATGCTCGGCTGGCTCGGCGAGCCGGCGGTCGCTCACCTGATCGAGCCGATCTTCCACTTGTTGCCGCATCCCTGGAATCTGGCGGTGGCGCACGGCGCAGCGGTGGTGATCGCGTTCCTCGGCATCACCTACCTGCACATCGTGCTCGGCGAGCTGGTGCCTCGCGCCATCGCCATCGAGCACGCCGAGGCCGTGGCGCTGTGGACCTCGACGCCGTTGCTCGCGTTCATCCGGGTGTTCCGGCCTTTCATCGCGGTGTTCCGCGTGTCGGGCGAGCGCATCGTGAAGTGGCTCCGGGTGCCGAGCCCGCCGATCCACCAGCAGGTGCACTCGGTGGACGAGCTGAGCATGCTGATCGAAGAGACGCAGGAAGCCGGCGTGATCCCGCCCGATCAGGCCACCTACGTGCAGCGCGTGTTCGAGCTGGCCGACAAGACCGTGCAGGACGTGATGGTGCCCGGCGACAAGGTGGTCACGCTGTC comes from the Candidatus Sulfotelmatobacter sp. genome and includes:
- a CDS encoding hemolysin family protein, producing the protein MSPHWVDAVRLLGVLLCAALNGFFVAAEFSLVTVRWTRIDELVAQGKFGAAPLRIIHENLGRSLAATQLGITFSSLMLGWLGEPAVAHLIEPIFHLLPHPWNLAVAHGAAVVIAFLGITYLHIVLGELVPRAIAIEHAEAVALWTSTPLLAFIRVFRPFIAVFRVSGERIVKWLRVPSPPIHQQVHSVDELSMLIEETQEAGVIPPDQATYVQRVFELADKTVQDVMVPGDKVVTLSLQASEKEILDACRESAHTRMPVWEGTPDHIVGIVNTK